From the Mya arenaria isolate MELC-2E11 chromosome 17, ASM2691426v1 genome, the window TGTACATGATTTGTTGTCATCCGAGCTGCGATTGTTGATGTTTACTCGTACTTTGTTGATAATTGATGGGACAAGCGTGAGTTTTCGGCCCTACCAACTAGGTTAAGCCCCCACTACTCttttttcactgaccgtttcaaggtgGTAGTGCAATCATTTAACGGTAATGCAAATTTTGATGAGAGTATGGCTTGTTTGTGATGGACGATaagttagttccttattccttattcaaaataaataattgtagatatgcataaaatcccttctttgttatgtgttttgtaatttcataacaattaaacaaatttgtaaataaaataatgcacgaacatagaaaaaaaatcaaataaggAATAAAGAACTAGTTCCCttttccttattcaaactcgaataaggaataaaaacttttctacgtaaaacatttttttttaaaaataactatgcagaatTGGTCTACATCAAaggtttacagaaatgcattgtccATTCAAGAGAGTGTTGgtgcttaaagtgctttaaaaacgctccaaaatccgaataagtaacataatttacgaaaaatactcaatttcaaagtgcttaatTTGCACATTTTTGACGGAATATCAAAAATTGATcttattaaacaatttgaataaatgcattgaCTTATTTAAAGGGATGGAGAGTTTCAATTACTTAATAACGCACACTtagtcgaataaggaataaggaactagttccctattccttattcagactcgaataaggaacagaaacggtgaattttcaacttttttaaaaagacattttttgatcaaataactatgcagaagtagtctacataaaaagtttaaagaaatgcattgtaTATTCAATAGAGTGTTAGTATTTAAAGAGCTTTAAAAAgtaccaaactccgaataaggGACAGAAATCTTGAAAACGTCAAAAAGTTAACTTACTCGTTTGatcacttttcgacaaaataactaataaccgaataaggaacagaatttacgaaaaaatactgaatttcaaaatgtttcaacCATGTTCGTCGTCACCAGGCCATATTCGTGGTGGAGAAGATCCGAAAgaaaaaggaataaggaataaggaactaacttatcgtccatttgtttgtggtgtttgtatttgtgtatgaaGTTTGTTTTTGGAGTTTGTATCTTAGACTACTAGTAATGTCCCTgaatttttcattgtattatcattttcatactTTCGACGTACATTGCTTTTGTGGTTATTTCAATCACTTCTAATTAAAGCCTCCAGCTGTTCTTGTTCTGCCGGAAACTACCTGTGTGATGACGATAAGACATGCATCCCCAAAGGGAAATTGTGTGACGGTGAACAGCAGTGCCCGGACGGGGATGATGAAAAAAACTGCTGTGAGTATTCAATATGATATTGCCTCATCCGAATATTTAAGCTCCTATCATAAAGCATACTGTCAGTATACACCGGGTTCAGATGAATGCGAAAAATAAGACATGGTCTAACAGGACAGCCGTGCGTCTTGTTCCCAGCAATTCTTTCATAGCAGTTTTTCACGGCGGCGGTGCTGCTAACAACCTTCATTGAGCGCCATATAAGTATGTACAGAAAACCGTGCGCAAAATCTTTAACCGAGTTTCTAGGTGTTAAGATTGTTTTCCGAATAACTGTAGAGTAGGTCGTATAATTCAGTGACCGTgcttaaattgcaacatttttacatgaatgttCTCAGAATAACAAATGTTGGTACATAATAATATGGTCCGGCACGAACAAAAAAGTGCCATCTTCTCAATATACATATCATCTTTAAACCATTATCACTTAAAACTTTCCCAGTCAGCCGGTGTGCGTTTGGCCAGATAATATGCCCAGGGACTGGAAATTGCGCAAACGTATGCAACAACATCACTGAGTGTGATAGGAAAGAGGATGAACAAAACTGTGCCTTTGAAAAAGGTATGTAAAGGTTACAAATAACCACATAATAGTTGCAACGTATTTAAATTGCGGTCCGggatttttaaatgataattaataataatttagtgATTCTTGACCATAATGTCGTAAAAGTGTGaaatcttaaaatgaaaatgcgTTTTGTTTTATGCATCGACTAAAATCAACACTAGACtgcatttacatgttttaattcagCATGATAAAGTTTACCAGTGAAGAAAAATACTAAATGTACAACCTTTAACTgcaaatattttccttttaattttCATTACAGAACCTGGCCCTTCAGCTGAAGAAACAGAACAACGACTGCGAGATCTGATACGCCAAATGTATTATAATGAGTTTGGTCCCAAGCTTAAGTTTTACGTCAAATTATGGCCCCACTGCTACGTACATGTGCTCCGATGCTTTAACTGCTTTGTGGTGATATGCTTGCAGACATGATGCCGCTTCGTAACATGAGCAGTCGCCACCCCGATCATGCATcttgtccaataatttgacacgGTTGTCAGTTAATCCGTACGATAATGAATCCTTTTGCTTTCATTATGTTACAAGACACTGGTTAACTGATAGCTTGATTGAGGGATTGCTTGTTGTCAATCAAAACCAGaaacaatataatgttgttgAAGACAACTCACATATTACACTGGTATAATAGTTCATGTATTTTAGCTGTAACGAGCCACTTCGTATTGATGATTTGGAACGTGATGGTTGGATGATGGTGTTTAGGGCAACGTCTGCGAATGGTAATCAAGTCTATCCAGCGTATGCAAACGGTAAATTATCTCTCTGTCTGTTAGACAATAGCAATACAGTCAATGTATTATATATGGGTGCTTCACTGTTGTCGCTATTTTTGCCGGAGTCGGtctctttcaaacattttaacatttggcCATGATTTAAAGCCTTAAAAACTGAATGGATCATTTTAAGCGCAGCTTTATAAAATTGGTTTTGAGATAAACTGAATAGCTGAAGAATAACTGTGAAATGGACAGGATTTGAACAATGACTGCTTGGAGTTTCACCCTGTTTTCGTATATTTGCAATGGACACGAAACTAGCATGTTGTACAACTCTAGCAGAGTTTATTTTCTTACATAACACCCCTTTACCAACAGCGACAACAGAATCCAATTGGTGTAGTGTATTCATTAAAGATTGCAAAATTGGAAGTTGTGCCTCCGAATTTCATTAATACTAACAAAAATAGAGTCCTGATGATACTTTTGATGAggattcattaaatatttgtattctgTTTATGGCGCTTTAGTGTTTATGTATTTAGTACATCGTCGTTTTGGCCATCGCCTTGTGTCGCTAAATagggtttatattttttttataatttccgACTAGAGCGCTTTTTAATATAGTTTGTATTAAAGACAAAGACAATGCATGTGAATTGGATCATATAAGTGTCTTATTATCCTTTTGTCCTATACAGGTTCAGTTACGATATGATAGTGTAACAAGTTTAACAGTGCgtgatattgaaaatgttttttaacttCATGAACTTAAAAACCATGGTGTCATTTAAAGGCATCATGTTGCTGCATGAACTAATCACTGGACTCAATTTTACAGGCTACCAAACGACAACGATTAAACCGATCGACATGGACAGGTCTTACGACAGCCACTACAGACTAAGACAGCTTGAGACCGTTTGGAACAATGGTCTCGTCGTCAATAAGGTTATTTAACGATATTTCTTTCATCGTGTTTTAATATTATGTCCCTGACCCGTCTGTCCCGATGCTTAATTTAGTCAACAAAATGAGATGAATCAACCTCCTTGCTACAATTAAATAATCAAGTTGTAGTTTTACATTCAGTCTCTATTGATCagcagaattttttttataaaacgtgccccaatttctcgaaacttcttaagcttaacaggcttaagttgtttatttcaattggccaaaatacatacttatagtgattttttgtaaatgaaaaaatggtttattgtgataatcgtaacgataattcctatctaaagtattaACACTTTAAAAGGACtatataaaactaaaaatattgaaagacaaaaatagtggggttagcttaatcctgttataagggacttaaaatttttcgaaaaattggggcCGTAAGTCAAGTTTTAAACATGCAATCTTATCAATCTTACTATGATTTAACTAAATGCTTATTAGAGTGTCCTTATATTAACATGATCACGCAAAACTAGGAAGAATTGgttatttatattacatgtatgtgGTATACAGGTAAAAGTTGGCCTGTACAAGAACAATCGAGAAGTCGGTTATATAATCTTCAATGGGGTTGGCAGCAACTACACAAACTGGTTTCAATCATCACGGATCATGGAGTCAACATGGTCGGACCTTACTCCCGCAGCCATGTACAACGTTTTCTCTATCAAGGGTGACCTGAAAAATGGGAAGCTCAACAGGCGGTTCTTCATCAATGAGGTATATGACGGCTGTAATGGTGACATCGGCCACCTTGTGATCATCGATGAAtcaaaaatgaacaaatgtAGGATGGATAAACATGCTAAAACTCCAATGATTCTTTATTCGGAGAGCAACTCAAACACCTTCTGGAAGAATGGCTTGTATGGAACTGCTGACTACTTTGCAGTGTTTGTTATGTAATTGCGATTGAACCTGCTTTCAAagtaacttaaatttaaagGGTTTAACTGTCGTTATTTAGGGCGCATGTCTACAACTCTTTAAAGCAATGCAATTatcgaaaaacaacaacacctgACATGCTttgttatttgttgaaaattacTTTACCATCAAAAGCATTACATGCTTGAAATACATATtcttatatgatttttttttgttatttatgttgaCTCGAATAACATTCTTAGTAATACCAATATCGAAAACATATTCTGCAATATTTATGACTGTTCTTGTAATAAAAAGGCGACttacgtgatgattttaattttaaaataattaattacccttctttagatggtgatgttcctttttcaccatcatatggtgtttttattgcacagttgatacgatttgctagaatatgtacagatgtaaaaaaatagctctcgcagtaaacttatgacgcaaaaacttctaaaacagggtttccgatattttaaattaaggaaaactttctcaaaatttgttaatggtcattataatctcatatcaaagtacaaaagtagtcttaaatcgctcattgctcatcccgatttttatggtgatgttttaaagaaaattcgtaaaattagaATGTTTCCAGCAGTTAGTTGGGCAAATaaacttaatgaattacttggattttatttaaaccgtggatataaaggcaatattttgaagagcacttgccttcttgtttttgaagatgagtacctaaaacaaaatattgggttgaatatagcatcctttcataactaaactttcagtgctttgatttttatgaagaatttgctaattcatgttatctttaaaacctttttttgcggacacgtgttgactgactccgagtgttttggctgtgacttaattttcttcaaatattttacgttttaaaatcatttggaaggagagaatagcatatacaagtcgcttttatttttaatattgtttttctttatttgttcccagttttagtacaatgatgcttttcattatgaaactctatgatcacacagttttaaaccttttattttataaggcagactatgtgtgatgtttttggtttctaacgatgactgcatcgtatctttgaaaagtatttgcattaggtgctctgaattgtttccctccgtctgcagatagagttgggatctctaatcattgaagtacttggggtttaccttttcgctttttattattatttgttttattgataagtttcctcaagttaatgcatactttgataagatttaccttttgcgttttatctttattaagaattgttgggataagagtgaggtttgtgcacataaactggtttaaacccccagtaaatttacattttactgaccgttccaaggcggtacctaacaattcttgataaacataccaattatatatatatatatatatatatatatatatatatatatatatatatatatatatatatatatatatatatatatatatatatatatatatatatatatatatatagtattcatgcactgtgctgtttgtagagttttgtgctgttctatgtttcttgtttgtgattttgtgttttatgtctttggcgtttgcccattgccactaaaccgggtttatgtttaaactttttgctactgagcatgtttctgtagctttttgcatatatatttacattgcttTCCAAGCACTACAAATCATGTAATCAATTATGACTGATTATGTAGAAGTCATTgttattaacttaaacaacCACTGGAAAAAACTGTCAATTTATCAATGTAgataatgttttaaacacaaatcatCCTACAAgtcgaaatatatatatatatatatatatatatattaatacgcCCAACACAAGCTGGGCTATGTGAGGTTTTCTAGATTCACTGTGTGTCATCCAAACGCATGCACGCGTGTAAATTTAAAGCGTTTCGATCACAAATGCCATATTTTGTAATTCCAGCGGAACCTGAACTCAAATGTCGTCTTTACACATATTTTAAGGACTTgcagacatattttaaaacaatttggaCAATTTTGCGTACTCGTGGAAAAAACAGACGGCTTTAAAAACGAAACAGGTGAACACTGTAAAAACCAGGAAATGGCATATATTGATGGATGAACCGGACAAGATAAACGCATTTAATAGTGATAATGTGCCAGAAAATATGATATTCAGTACATTTCTTGCCAAATATGACACTTTAAACTAGGCAGTTTCGTCCCTTTAGGTAATACACTACGAATTCGTTTCtctatacatttgtatataaactGGAAACACTTTATAATTCTAGTATTTCACGAATATGCCAACAGTACATTTCCTTAAAAGTCAGTTCAAACCCTATTGATTCCAAATTATCAGGTATATCACGTTTCTCCTGAGAAAATTCTTCTTCTTTTAAAGATATTGTTACTCGTTATTTTCACGGATTCCATGTTACATCAGCCGGCAGTAAGCGCACAGCATGTTCTAGtccagcaaaaaaaatcaacagaagatattcatgattattttcttTCCGATCGACGGTATTGAcctgtatttaaagaaaaacaacaataaggTATGTGCAGTAACATGCTCAATCTTCAATAAATTGCATTCTTGACCACATATGGCCACTTGACATTTAGAAATAACGTACCGTAAGGGTCGTTACTGGTCTTTATTGTGTCCAAGGGTCAGGGTTAAAGGACCATAACCGAGCTGAACTAAGTACACAGACCACctaattagaaaataaaagagCTCATCTGTATACATAGGTCACTGAATTTGAACATAGAGGAACAAAACCGTGGTAACTTTGTACATATGTCACTGACTTCAGCATAACAAATCATAAAAGAGCTCAACAGTGAATATTGGTCATTGAATAAGGACACGCAGAACCATAACTGAGGTCAAATGCGTACATTAATCACAGAAATGGAACAGTAAGGATCATAACTGTGTAGATCAGTAACATACATAATCATAACTGAGCTCAAATGTGTACAcaggtcactgaattagaacataAGGGATCATAATCGAGCTAATCAGTGTTAACGGGTTATGGCTGTAGAACATAAGGAAACGTAACTCAACTGAGTATGCGTGTCACATAATAAGAACAATAACGAACATAACCGTGCTTTACGTTGTACGTACATCACTGAATAAGAACATAAAGAACAACAACCGCGCACTGTGTACATATGTTATTGATTGAGAACATAAATGACCATTACAGGGTTCACCTAGGTACTTAGGTAACTGAATTCGAACATAAATGACATGAGTCACCGGAGTAACGTCACTAAGACCAACGGAATAACCAGGTCACTAAGTTAGAACATAGAGTAAACAGGCCGCTTCATTTGAACATAAAAGGGCATTACCGAATCTCAACTGTGTACAGGTTATCATAACCGAACTTATTTCTGTTCACAAGCCAATGATTTAGAACATCTTAAAACGTAATCGAGCACTGATCAATGTGTAACACAGGTCACTGATTAAGAACATTAAGAACAACAGTTTCagtgttttttaaatatgcttaTGAATGCCTTATACGTATTAGGCCAGGCTAAGTTATGAGTCTCTTATCCaagacaaatgtaaaacaaaatacaacattatGCCGAAATGCAGTTATGAAAACTCTACTGATAACTTAGATaacatataaattttaaaagaactACAAAATGGAATAAAATCATAATGGATAATACTTGTAAATTGCTATTTGACACGTGGTCGACAAACGTTATTGTAACTTTAAAGTAATGGAGGAGGAGGAAGTGGATGTTGTTATTGAATTTTAGCTTTGTACGAAGACTAAATGGCGATTGCCATTTCAGTAGCATCTCAAGAGCTGCCCACCTTACAATTTGACTGGTTTATGAACCAGGTGAAATAAAATTGGCAGTAAGACCAcga encodes:
- the LOC128222762 gene encoding uncharacterized protein LOC128222762 isoform X2, giving the protein MATIRTNAIVSYSLSITITDTSDSTATTQTVTVTVENLVIPTSSCSCSAGNYLCDDDKTCIPKGKLCDGEQQCPDGDDEKNCFSRCAFGQIICPGTGNCANVCNNITECDRKEDEQNCAFEKEPGPSAEETEQRLRDLIRQICNEPLRIDDLERDGWMMVFRATSANGNQVYPAYANGYQTTTIKPIDMDRSYDSHYRLRQLETVWNNGLVVNKVKVGLYKNNREVGYIIFNGVGSNYTNWFQSSRIMESTWSDLTPAAMYNVFSIKGDLKNGKLNRRFFINEVYDGCNGDIGHLVIIDESKMNKCRMDKHAKTPMILYSESNSNTFWKNGLYGTADYFAVFVM
- the LOC128222762 gene encoding uncharacterized protein LOC128222762 isoform X1 → MERLGRCHVLIVLLFILISGIDESEEVSVVVEDRNGDSTTTTTVKVDNPTDCNKVFLIIVTGSGPFNYVIATGNTGDAFTTALDTNSGDEILQCNMATIRTNAIVSYSLSITITDTSDSTATTQTVTVTVENLVIPTSSCSCSAGNYLCDDDKTCIPKGKLCDGEQQCPDGDDEKNCFSRCAFGQIICPGTGNCANVCNNITECDRKEDEQNCAFEKEPGPSAEETEQRLRDLIRQICNEPLRIDDLERDGWMMVFRATSANGNQVYPAYANGYQTTTIKPIDMDRSYDSHYRLRQLETVWNNGLVVNKVKVGLYKNNREVGYIIFNGVGSNYTNWFQSSRIMESTWSDLTPAAMYNVFSIKGDLKNGKLNRRFFINEVYDGCNGDIGHLVIIDESKMNKCRMDKHAKTPMILYSESNSNTFWKNGLYGTADYFAVFVM